GGGCATGAGTATTTTATTGCTGGTAGCTTTTTTGGGACACGCTGTTTTTGGTGATACAGGCGAGGTAGCTATGTCAGTTATTGGTTCGATTTTAGTGGCTTACGGACACATTAGAAACTTTAAAAGCCGCAAGCTATTAAGCCAATGCCATTAGCCATCTTTAAAGAGCTATCAGCTGTCCTTGAAAGAGCTATCAGCTGTCCTTGAAAGAGCTATCAGCTGTCCTTGAAAGAGCTATCAGCTGTCCTTGAAAGAGCTATCAGCTGTCCTTGAAAGAGCCATCAGCTGTCCTAAAAAGAACCGCCAGCTATCCCCAAAATAGCTATAACAAAAATCAGCTATTAATTTAAAAAATTCACACCGGAGTGGTTATGCAATCTCAAACTGTTATAAAAGACCAAACAAGTACTGGTTCTATCAGACGTTCAGTAAGCGCAAACGAGCCCAACATTCTCACAGATATTTACGATGACACTGTGAATTTAGCTTTGTGGCAGAGGGATTTGTCGGATGAAATAAAAGCCGAAGTAACAGAGTTTATCAACACTGCATCCCATCTTGATCGTTCTGCTTTTATTAGAGCACAACATATTGAAGATGATATTCGCGATGAACTAAAACGAACGACGCTAGGTGATGCCTTTATCAGCAATACCAGCGAATTGGTCGATATGTTTTGCACCTTGTTTGACCTTGACCAAGTGGGGTTTCGTATAAGGTTACTCGATTTGCCTATGTGTCCTCGATTTCATATTGACCGGGTACCTTGCCGATTAGTCACGACTTTTTCTGGACAAGGCACCCAGTGGTTAGACGATAACAACTTAGATAGAAGCAAGCTTGGTCACGGTAGCAACGGCCTAGATGATAGTGAGTCCGGTCTTTACCCAACTGATGTCCATATAGAAAGCATGAACGCTGGTGATGTCGCTTTGTTAAAGGGTTCTGCATGGATAGGTAATGAAGAAACTGCTGTTGTTCACCGTTCACCGCCATATCGCTCCGGCGAAAAACGTTTATTGCTTACGCTAGATTTTGTTTAAACATTGAACAGAGAAGTTATCGCCAATTAGTAAAAAATTGATTCATTAATCGCGTGTATTAAATTAATAGGTTGTCATATGAATAATCAACAAGAAGTTATTTTAGAATTAAATGGGATTTATAAAACATTTGGAATACATAAGGCTTTAAACAACTTGTCACTTTCCCTTGATGCAGGCGAAGTTTACGCATTATTAGGTCCAAACGGCGCAGGAAAAACTACAACATTAAATTTGATCTTAGGTTTTATTACACCAGACAAAGGCAGCGTTAAACTTGTAGGTAGCAGTATCCATGAAAATATTGCATTGACACGTCAAGTTATCGCTTACTTACCTGAGTCGGTAATGTTGCCGCCTTCATTAACCGCAATTGAATGTTTAACTTATTTTTCGTTACTCTCTGGTGAATCACTAGATAAAACGCATGCAAGTGAAATATTGACACAAGCAGGACTGCAAGAAAACGCTCATAATCGACGTACCGATATGTTTTCGAAGGGCATGCGACAAAAAGTAGGTCTTGCTATAGCGCTTGCTAAAAAAGCTAAATTGTTGCTATTAGATGAGCCTACTTCTGGGCTTGATGCTAGTGCCGCCAATGAACTTTCAGATGTTGTACGCACTGCCTCAAGTAAAGGAATTGCCGTGTTGATGGCTACTCATGATTTGTACCGAGTCAAAGATGTTGCCCACCGTTTGGGGATTTTGCAGGCTGGCCAGTTAGTGCAAGAGTGTGATACCAGTAATTTGAGTGCAACTGATATTGAAAAGCTATATTTGGAGCAACTTTCTGCATGATTATTCGATTAGTTTATTTTGAGTTAGTCATGCTCTTTCGTAAACGAGCCTTGCTGTTCTCGGTTTTATGTTTTGGGCTTCTCATTTTCATCACTGCGTTACATACAGCAGTTCATACCAAACAAATCAATCAGAAAAAAGAGACTATTTCTAAAATTGAACGAGACCGCTGGCTAAATCAGGGAGAAAAAGATCCTCATTCCGCTGCACATTATAGTGTTTTCGTATTTAAATCGACACCTATACTTTCATCCTTAGATGCTGGTATTGAGCCCTTTGTTGGACAAACAGTGTGGCTTGAGGCACATGCCCAAAATAATATGCTTTATAGGGAGCAAGGTGAAGCATCAGTATTGCAACGTACAGGTCTGTTACATCCATCTTCTTTGATTATTACCTTTGCCCCTTTGTTCATCTGTTTGCTAGTGTTTTCTATTATTGCATTGCAAAAAGAAAAAGGAGTATTGCGCTTTGTTTTAAGCACTAGTACACACCCTACAAAGTTCATCTTTGCGAAAATGTTTGCGGTTATGCTGGTGCTAATTTCCACATTAATTATTCCATCTTGTTTCGTCGCATTAATAAACATGATTAGTCAAACTTCATTCTCATTCGATAATATATATCGACTGTTGTTGTGGACGCTGACCATGTCATGTTATTTGTTGATCATCGCTATGCTCGCTATGTCTATTACGCTAATTGCCCGAAGTGCAAGGATTGCACTTATTATTTTGATAGGGTTTTGGATTGTTACTGTACTCATTTTACCTCGCTGGATTAGTGCCAGCGTTAACTTATCAATGCCGCTTCCAACCACGCAAACTATCCAAACAGAGATAGCCAAAAAGGCTCCTTCTTATTGGACAGCAGAACAAGGTGAAGAGCGACGCCAAGCTATACTTAAGGAGCATGGAGTCGACACTGAAGATGAATTGTCGATTGATTTACGTGGAGCTCAATTAGATTATGCTGAGCGGCATTCCCATAAGGTGTTTGATCAAGTATTGGGAAATCTTTATCAACAAGTAGATAACCAAGATGCACGCTTTGAACTATTTTCTTATCTATCACCCGCGATTGCACTATATAGCGTATCGCCCATTATTTCAGGAACAGACTTTAGTCAACACCAACATTTTATCAATACAGCAGAGCAATACCGGCGCTCGTTGGTTAATCGTATGAACCAAGAGGTAATGGAACATCCAAACGCTAAGCACACGGATGACGAATCATTATGGTCTCAAATTCCTCAATTTACTTATCAACCTTTGGTTATCAATGAGTCATTACAAAAAGCGTCGTCTGCGTTATGGGCTCTAGTTTTATGGGGTACTTTGGGTTTTGCCTTACTATTATTCACCATACGGAAAATGCAGTTATGAATAAAATCACTTTTAACTTACTTTTACGTTGGGAAATACAACGCATGTGGCGTAAGCCAATTGTGCTTATCGCACTTTTACTACTGAGTCTTGCCATGCTTTTTGGTGCTTTATCAGGTAAAACACTGCACCATAGCCAAACTGAGAGTATTTATAAAAATCAACAATATACAACAGATTGGTATGCTGAAATCAAGGCCAGCGCCAAACGTTATTCTACCGCGGTACAACCAGATTTACCTTACTGGCAAGACCCAACAAATGTATCAGGCTTTAGTCGTTACTTCTTAAAACAGTTCGCTTATAAACCTCATTTGGCTTTATCTCCAATTGCTGTGGGTAATAGCGATTTATTGCCAAGTCGTTTACCAGTGAAATTGGAAACTAGCTTTGGTATCGACCCGCAATACGATTTTGAAAATCCTCGTTCACTAGCATTAGGGCAGTTTGATCTAACATTTGTCGTCGTTTATTTGCTACCAATCGTTATCTTATTATTGGCGGCACTTTTAACAACCTTAGAACGAGACAACGGCTCTTTACGCCTTATAGCTGCACAACCAATAACACCACGTGCTTGGCTTGGAGCTAGATTAGCTGCTTTATTTATCTATGTTCTTCCTTCTATTTTTATCACCGTTTGGTTTGCTTTATGGCTAACAAGTGTACCAATTTTCGCAAACTTAGCTGAAATATTGACGATATTTATTGTTATCGCTGCTTATACATTATTTTGGTTTTCAATTTGTTTTGTAGTATTGAGTTATTGGTTAAGTGCTGCTGGCGCAATGAGTGTGCTGATCGGTATATGGGGCGGATTATTGATTGGTATGCCTATGTTGTTAAACATAATACAGAATATCACCATCGATCCACCTTCTTATTTAGAGTATGTCAATAAGACCCGTCATGAACAAGATTTGGTTAATAGTGAAGCTTCTGAACTGGTGGCTAAAGCGTTCAAAACCCATCCCATGTTAGCCGGAAATTTCGATACGGTTCCAACAATAGATTACGCAACACGTTTAACCTTTCTCGCTCCTGAGCTTGAAAAACGTTTGCAACCTATGCACGAAGAAATTGAAAAATCACGGCAAAATCAGCAGCAATTTTCATCTATCGCAGAATATTTGTCTCCTAGTTTAGGGGTCATTAATGCCTTATCGGTTATTGCTGGCACAAACAGTACGCGACATCATTTATTTCTAGCGCAAACCCGTGACTATCAACTACAACTGCGGGAGATGTTTTACACTAGGATCTATCAACAGCTTATTAATCCGTCCCTCAAACCTGAGGGAAGTTCAGGTCAATTTAGTTTTACCGCTTACGATCAAATTCCTGAATTTGTATTTCAAGAGCCATCTGTAGTATCGAGGTTAATACAAGTTATTCGTGTAACGGTTTGTTTGTTATTGCTGTCTATGCTAATTGCCTTTGCAAGGCTACGTCATTTGCATACTTGGCCTGAGGATTTATAACTGTGATTCTGCGAATAATTTCAGCGACACTATTAAGCTTTTTAATATCAGATGCATTAGCGCCACGCAGCGTTGATTTAACCTTTAGCCGTAGCTTTTAACTATGGCTAACTCGACTGAGCATAAATCCCGCCGCGTTCCTCGGATTGGGCGATGGCATCAAACGGTCTGGCGTTGGCATTTTTATGCTGGACTAATTGTGGCGCCATTTTTATTTATTTTATCTGTTACAGGGGCTACTTACCTGTTTAACGATGAAATTAATGATGCCCTCTATCCAGAACAACGATTTGTTGCTCAGATATTACCTGCTTTACCTGTCAGTCATTTAATTACTGCAGCCTTAGTTGATTACCCTGAAGCTAAGGTCACCCGAGTAGATCAGCCCACAGAAATAGGCCGCAGCGGCAAGGTATATATTACCACTAATACCGGTGAATCCCGCCGTGTTTATGTCGACCCTGGAACGGCTCAAACTCTTGGTTCTTACGTTTATACAAGTACTTTAGTGGGTTTTGCTGATGTGTTTCATGGTTCTTTATTTTTGGGGCGTTTTGGCGATGGAATAGTAGAATTAATGGCATGTTGGAGCTTTATTTTACTCATTACAGGGGTGTACTTGTGGTTGCCCAGTCAACTCGGCAGTATGGGTAAAATGTTGCTACCGTCCTTCACCACAAACGGACGCAGTGCTTGGCGAAGCTGGCATGGTGTTATTGGACTTTGGAGTGCATTTATATTGGGTTTTCTGATTTTAACAGGCTTGCCTTGGGCTAATGTTTGGGGGGGATTATTACGCTCTGCCACTGACAACATTGGCATGGGTTACCCTGAAAATCATAGCTCCCATGGTACTGTACCTATCAGTTCAAAAGCTAAACCTGCAACTATGCAATTGGCGCTAGGCAGTGCTCCTTGGGCATTAGAAGATACTCCGATGCCAGTATCTGATGAGCGTGCAGCCCATCATGGCAGCGGCGGCGGAACAACACTGCCAGATTTACAATCTGGTATCGGTATCGACAAAGCAATAATGTTGTTTGCTGAAAAAAATATGAATTCACCATATAGATTGTTTTTACCTAAAGATCCTCAAGGTGTGTACACCGCTTATACGTATCCAAATCAACCTCAAGGGCAGCGCACTATTCATTTAGATCAATATACTGGTGATGTTTTAGGTGAAGTAAGTTTTTCTGATTATGGTATGGCAGCTAAAGCTGTTGAAATTGGTGTGCAATTACACATGGGTAATTACTTTGGTTTAGCAAACCAGTTGTTAATGTTAGCGGGATGCTTTGGCGGTATCGTATTGTCAATTAGTGGGCCGGTAATGTGGTGGAAAAGGCGGCCATCAGGCAGGCTAGCTGCACCTCGTAAGCCTATATCTAGTGTCAAACAAGCAACTATGGTTTGGTTGGTAGTGTTATTGGGTTGCTTTTTCCCATTGGCAGGCGCTTCTTTGTTATCTGTTTTGTTATTTGAATATTTATGGCGCGTATTTCACGGTGGGTCTAAGCGTTAGATTGTTCTTTTGTTTAAACATATAAAAACACAAACGGGGCTTATCGCCCCGTTATTTTATTGGAATATTACACTTTTAAAATGTAGCTTCGAAAGAAACCCTAAAGGTGCGTGGAGCACCAATATTAAGTTGGTTTGCATAGATAAAGCTTGGATCATCATTGTGTAAGTATGACACCTGTGACCAAGGTACATATACTTCATCAAATAAATTATCCACTTTTGCAGAAATTCGGTAATTATTAAATGTCCAATTGGCAAATACGTCGGTTAGCGCATAGTTTTTTAGCGTGACGCTGTTCTCATTGTCGCCAAATCTGTCACCTACATAATGCCAAGAAATTCCGGCTTCAATAGGTAATGATGCAATATTACTGTAACTCAACCAAGCATTAGCCGTCCATTCAGGGATATTAGGTGGTGTGTTATCTGCAAAGTCAACAAAGTTACTAGAGGGTTTAAAGCTTGCATTGGTGTACGCCGAATTTAAACCTAAACGCCAGTTATCAGTAGGCTTCATCGAAAATGATACCTCAACACCAGATGAGTCTCGGCCGCCAATATTGGTGGCGCTGTCGACAGAGAAGCTCTCTAAAACATCATCTCGTTCAATATCAAAATATGCAAGTGTTAGCTCAGCTCGGTCATCGAGTAATGTTGATTTCATACCTACTTCCCATTGCACTGCATCAGTTAGGTCAAAATTTTGATTGGCGTTTACTAAAAATATGTTTGAACCAATAGGATCTTTAGCATTGTTATAATGAGCATAAGCTACTAGTTCATCGGTAAATTTATAGACAGTACCTAAACGCCAGCTTGCCCAACTGTATGTTCGGCTAAATCCACTGTTTTCATTTATTCCTTCTGCATTGTAATTTTCACGATCTAAATCTAATTCCTCATATCTTAAGGCTAATACTAAGCTTAAATCAGAATTTAACTCTACAGCATCTTCGGCAAATATAGCTTGAGTTTTCATTTGTGTAGGGCTGGCTCCCCGCAGTTCTTCTTGACCATAAAAACCAGCCACTGGATTGTAAGGATCAACTGCATCTTCAGCTTGTATTGGAACTGAACGGCGAAACCCTCGCGTACGTAAAAAATCTAGATCTATCAATTCAAAACCCGCCAGAAAACGATTATCCATGCCTGCAATTTTTGATTCATTGTTTAGCGTAAAGCGATTACCCCATAGGTCTTGATCGTGATCTAAGATAAAATAACCATAATAACGTTGTATTGTTCCTACTTCTTCACAGACACCCACTTGTTCTGTGCAGTAGACAAAACCTTCAGCATTTTTCCAATTACGCTCAGCATTAAATTGATACAAGGTATTTTGTAGTGAAGTGGTATCAGAGATGTGCCAAGCTAAATCAACACGATTAAAATATTGTTCGGATGAGGCATCAGCGTCTTCGATATTGTAATTTTTAAAGCGCATAGCGCCATCAAGGGTTTCGCCACTATCTGTTTTTACAGCCGAGGTTAGCGGGTCTCTTGCGGCATCGAGTGGTACTAACGGAGTACCAAAATAACTGCCTACCTTGTCTTGTAAATGATCAGTGCTAAATCTAGCTGAAAAATCATCAGTAATATTCCACATTAAACTAAGAGTAAAATTGGAGGATGATTGATCTGTATCATCTACATAACCATCTGAACTATAGGTGCTTACTGTGCCGTTGTACCACAAGGAGTCGTTGATTTCTCCTTTAGCACCAACACCTAAATGATATGAATTATATTTACCGTAAGAGGCTAATATATTCATTTCGTCCCTTTCATTTTGACGTGCACTTTTTGTCACTGCATTAACCGTTCCGGCAACTGCTCCTACTCCATTTAATACTGATGATGGCCCTCTTAAAATTTCAACACGTTGCAGATTAAAGGTGTTTTGTGGACGCATAACCATAGTACTAGGACCAACCCATAAACCATCCCGTAACACTGTAATTTGTGCGCCAGAAAATCCACGCATAGAAAAAGAAGAAGGAGCTGTGGGCGTGTCCCCAGTCACAATGCCTGGAAAACTTTCAACAGCTTCAGAGAGTTTTTCATAGCCTCTAGCCCGCATAACGGCGTCATCAATTATTTCTATTGTTGCAGGGGTTTCCAAGATCGTTAAGCCAAGGCGACTACCTGTAGTTGATTTTTCACTTAATCCAATATCACTGACTGCATGTCCGACTACAGTAATTGATTCAATATCTGATGTTTTATCTCTCGCTACTTTGAGGGGATTTTCTTGAGAGTAAGCGTTAGATGAAAGTAAATAGGTACTGAGTGTGAGGCACACAACAGCTTTGGCTTTTTCAAGGTACATAATAGTCCTAATTAAGTGTTAATTGAAAAGTATGGCTATGAGTTAAATATTTATAGCCCTATACGCAAAATGAGAATGCAATCACATTCTTATTGATATGTTATATTATAACATTATGTGTGTGAAGCATAAATGCATGAATAAGAAACTTATGTAAAATAGTTTGAAAGTGATCTAAAAAACTTGTAGTAAAATATTAGTGTTTACGAAAGTCGTCAGGTTGACCATAAAATTTATCGATTGAAACCGTATCAAGAATATAGGCAGAGGTGCCCATGGGATCTTCAAATAAACCTTGGTTGATTTTTCCATTTAAGGTGTAGGCTTGGGTAATATCGAGTTCGCTAAAACCGGGTTCTAAGCGTGTAAATATCATCTGATTAGGCGGTGGCGGTGGAAAATGTAAACAAGCGCCAAAGTAAGGCACAATGAATAAGTGTTGCACACTTTTATCTTCATAAAAATCTATAGGTACAATAAAGCCTGAAATTGTCACCATCTTGTTATCTAGCCTGTCAATGGTATTAGTTGAACTTAGTGCTTGTTGGTAATCTTGATCACTTGAAGCTTGGATTGAGCGTAATATTTGTGCCGTCATCCCTTCTAAGTTTTGCGCTTGTTTTGCCTGATATTTACCTATGGTTTGTTTTTCACTTTGAGGTAACAGCATTGCCCAGTTTAAGGGCGTAATGTTAGCATTTGTATATGCGGATTTAAGGGGGGTATTTGAAGTGCTATAGAGTGACGTATTAGGCCAAACATGTTGTTTGATTGCTGGCCAATATTGTAATGCCAGACGCGTAACTATCATGCCTACAACGATACATAGCAGTAAACTCAAAGTGATTTTCAATCGAGTTCCCATTAGTTTTGTCATGGCGATTTCTTGATACTTCCCTGTTATTCAAAAATCTGAATGTTGTCGATTGTCATACCATAAGCCGACATACCAGTTTCGGTGTCAGTTGTTTGGATATGTATGGTCCCTTCAAACCAAAAAGCTTCGGTGAGTCCATCTAATTTAAAACCTTCTTTGAGCTTGCCATAGATCATTTGATTAGGTGGTGGTGGGGGCATGTGCAAGCATGCGCCAAAATAGGGAACAATAAAAAATTCAGTTACATTTTGTTGCCCATCAGTGACTAGAGGTACCATGTAGCCTGGGATTTTTATGGCTTTATTGTCAAATTCCTTAATTACACGTACAGAAGTTAACGCTTGTTGAAAGCGGCGAGTAGCATCGTCTGCGGTGGAGGAATTAGATAATGCTTCGATAGAATCTTGCGCACTACCGTCTGCAATATTTGCTAGATTATCAGGGGGACTAAGCAAAGCCGCTAGATCATCGGTTGGCATCAATTGAACCCAATCAATCTCCTCATAGGCGGGATCTTTTGCTGTTGCTGCATAAGTAGGTGCAGTAAAGTGTAATAACAAAAGTGTGATGGAAATGCGCCAAAAGGTAAAAAAAGTGAAAGTTTTCATCATTAATCTGTACATCCAATAGATGTAAATGTTATATCATAACAATTGTATCCAATGCCACTCTTAGTGTATTTATGACAGCAGAAAACAGTGATCAACAGTTAATTAGTAGTGATAGTCAAATTGCGATCGAATTGCATGATTTAAAACATTCCTATGGTAAGCGCCAAGGAGGGAGTCATGCTTTACTTTTTAATCGATGGTCAGTTGAAACAGGCCAACAGGTTTTTTTGTTTGGTGACTCGGGCTCGGGTAAGTCGACATTATTAAATTTATTGTCCGGCATTTTAGCGCCGCAACAAGGCAGCATTAAATTGTTTGGTACTGAATTGGGCAAGCTGTCGAATAGCCAGCGAGATCGTTTTCGTGCTGAAAATATAGGTGTGGTGTTTCAACAGTTTAATCTTATTCCTTATTTGAGCGTGGCAAAAAATATTGAGCTGGCTGTGTATTTGGCTAAGTCGTCAAAGCAGAATTTAGATGAATCGATAAAGCAGCTAATGTTGGCTTTAAAGTTACCTAAAAATCTATTACATATACCTGTTTCAAGTTTAAGTATTGGCCAGCAACAGCGAGTTGCCATAATGCGAGCGTTTATTAATTCGCCCAAATTGATGTTAATAGACGAGCCCACGTCAGCACTGGATAATACCGCCAAACATGCCTTTATGACGTTACTGCTAGAAATGTGTGATGCCAATAATACGACTATGGTGTTTGTCAGTCACGACCTTGAGTTAAAGCGTTACTTTTCAATACATACTGATATTTCATCGTTTTGTCGCTCAAGCTCCCAGTCAATAAAAACGGAGGTGAGTTAATGCTTACTTCTATAGCATGGCGCAGTTTAATAAGCCGCCGAAAAACTGTATTGCTGACCTTTTTATCTTTAGTTGTGAGTATTAGTGTATTAATAAGTGTTGAACACATTCGTTTACAGGCAAAAGAAAGTTTTAACCGGACTATCTCTGGCGTCGACTTAATTGTCGGTGCGCCAAGTGGTGAATTGAACCTGCTTTTATATTCAATTTTTAGAATGGGTAGCCCGACTAATAGTATCGACTATGACAGTTTCACTATGCTCAAGTCTAATAAGTCGGTTGCATGGGCAGTGCCAATTTCATTAGGCGATTCTCACCATGGTTTTCGAGTGTTAGGCACCAATACCGACTATTTTACGTATTTTAAATATGCTAATAAAAAACCGTTAACTCTGAGTCAAGGTAAGGTTTTTTCAAGTGCTTTTGATACTGTAATTGGTGCGGATGTGGCGAAAGAATTAGGTTACCGAGTCGGCGACAAAATAGTGTTATCTCATGGTATTGGTCACACAAGTTTTGTCCATCATGAGCAAGCGCCTTTTACAATAGCGGGTATTATTGCGGTCACAGGTACACCGGTAGATAAAACGGTGCATGTTAACCTAGCTGCAATCGAAGCGATTCATTTGCCCCCCAAAGAATTACAACAATTGAAAGAACAAGCTCATGAGCATAGAGATGAGCAGGCTAATCATTCCCCTGAGAGTCATTCAACTGATAGTCATGCCCATGAAAACGAACATGAAGAACAACATGCTCATGAAGAAGATCATCCAGCCACTCACGAAAATCATCATGATCAACATTCAGCAGAAAAAATTACCGCAGTGTTATTAGGATTAAATAATAAATTTGCTACTTTCACCTTGCAGCGACAAATTAATAATTATCCAAACGATAGACTAATGGCCGTATTGCCCGGAGTGGCTATGACCCAGTTATGGGGGTTAATGGGTAATGTTGAAAAAATCCTACAGGTGATTGGTTCTTTGGTCTTGTTAGCATCATTATTTGGTTTAGCCACTATGTTGTTAGCCTCCATGAACGAACGACAAAAGGAAATTGCTGTGTTTCGGGTATTAGGTGCCTCTCCTATACTGATTGTTTGTTTGGTTATTCTAGAAGCATTAATGATTAGTTTTTTGGCTTTGTGTTGCTCCTTTTTACTGGTTTCATTATCACTGACAGTACTAGATGATTGGTTAACCACCGAATACGGACTGTTTTTACAGCACAATGTGTTAAATAAAGATTCTATGATCTTGTCTGTAATTATACTTTTGGCCACAAGTATCACTGCTTTAGTGCCCGGTTTTGAGGCTTACAAACAGGCTTTACATAGCCAGCTATCAGCTCGTTAAAACAGATCTTATTTTATAGGTAAATTAAGAGTTTAGAATAAGAACGGTTTAATTTTTACACTGCTATAGTCTAATAGATTTAACTTTAATATTGATTAAAATAATCAATAACACAATGCTGAAAATAAACTTATTTGAAATGAAAGTTTTAGTTACGAATCAAGTTCTTAGTTATGATATCTAAAGCGGGCTTAAGATAAATGTGATGAGCCCCTTAGATACTTTATACAACTCACTAAGATGAAAAGGGCAATAATGAGGATAACAAAAAAACAGGTCAAGACCGCAATATTTATTAGTATATTGGTCGGCACAATATTGACCTTAATTAATCAAGGTGAAGCGTTTTTTGACGATACAGAGATAAACTGGTTTAAGGTAGTCCTCACCTATATCGTGCCCTTTTGTGTGTCGTTGTATTCTAGCAGCGTGGCGCGGATGGATATAAAATAAATTTCTTTTGGATGATTTAACTCGTCCACTTTCAATTGGAGTGATAATGGATATGTTAAATAATTTGAGTATCAATAAACGCCTGCTTATTGGTTTTAGTGTGGTGACCTTGCTTATGGTAGTGCTCACTATGGTCGGTATATATCGAGTCAATATGATCGGTAGCACCTTAACCACAATGACCGAGGTCAACGTAGTTAAACAACGTAATGCCATTAACTTTCGCGGTAGTGTGCATGACCGCGCAATAGCTATTCGTGATCTAGCGACTGCTAATACCCCCGCTAATATTAAAACCCATATTGATGATATTAAACGTTTGACTCAATTTTATGGTGCTTCCCATAAAAAAATGCAGGAAATGAAAGCATCCGGTATATTTTTTAGT
The sequence above is a segment of the Paraglaciecola sp. L3A3 genome. Coding sequences within it:
- a CDS encoding ABC transporter permease; this encodes MLTSIAWRSLISRRKTVLLTFLSLVVSISVLISVEHIRLQAKESFNRTISGVDLIVGAPSGELNLLLYSIFRMGSPTNSIDYDSFTMLKSNKSVAWAVPISLGDSHHGFRVLGTNTDYFTYFKYANKKPLTLSQGKVFSSAFDTVIGADVAKELGYRVGDKIVLSHGIGHTSFVHHEQAPFTIAGIIAVTGTPVDKTVHVNLAAIEAIHLPPKELQQLKEQAHEHRDEQANHSPESHSTDSHAHENEHEEQHAHEEDHPATHENHHDQHSAEKITAVLLGLNNKFATFTLQRQINNYPNDRLMAVLPGVAMTQLWGLMGNVEKILQVIGSLVLLASLFGLATMLLASMNERQKEIAVFRVLGASPILIVCLVILEALMISFLALCCSFLLVSLSLTVLDDWLTTEYGLFLQHNVLNKDSMILSVIILLATSITALVPGFEAYKQALHSQLSAR
- the nrtS gene encoding nitrate/nitrite transporter NrtS, with the translated sequence MRITKKQVKTAIFISILVGTILTLINQGEAFFDDTEINWFKVVLTYIVPFCVSLYSSSVARMDIK
- a CDS encoding ABC transporter ATP-binding protein, with protein sequence MTAENSDQQLISSDSQIAIELHDLKHSYGKRQGGSHALLFNRWSVETGQQVFLFGDSGSGKSTLLNLLSGILAPQQGSIKLFGTELGKLSNSQRDRFRAENIGVVFQQFNLIPYLSVAKNIELAVYLAKSSKQNLDESIKQLMLALKLPKNLLHIPVSSLSIGQQQRVAIMRAFINSPKLMLIDEPTSALDNTAKHAFMTLLLEMCDANNTTMVFVSHDLELKRYFSIHTDISSFCRSSSQSIKTEVS
- a CDS encoding DUF3299 domain-containing protein — encoded protein: MMKTFTFFTFWRISITLLLLHFTAPTYAATAKDPAYEEIDWVQLMPTDDLAALLSPPDNLANIADGSAQDSIEALSNSSTADDATRRFQQALTSVRVIKEFDNKAIKIPGYMVPLVTDGQQNVTEFFIVPYFGACLHMPPPPPNQMIYGKLKEGFKLDGLTEAFWFEGTIHIQTTDTETGMSAYGMTIDNIQIFE
- a CDS encoding DUF3299 domain-containing protein — its product is MTKLMGTRLKITLSLLLCIVVGMIVTRLALQYWPAIKQHVWPNTSLYSTSNTPLKSAYTNANITPLNWAMLLPQSEKQTIGKYQAKQAQNLEGMTAQILRSIQASSDQDYQQALSSTNTIDRLDNKMVTISGFIVPIDFYEDKSVQHLFIVPYFGACLHFPPPPPNQMIFTRLEPGFSELDITQAYTLNGKINQGLFEDPMGTSAYILDTVSIDKFYGQPDDFRKH